A portion of the Manihot esculenta cultivar AM560-2 chromosome 2, M.esculenta_v8, whole genome shotgun sequence genome contains these proteins:
- the LOC110609801 gene encoding probable aspartyl protease At4g16563, translating into MATSCSFLLCFMLCFLHISLSISEILFLPLTHSLSNTHFTSPHHLLKSTSTRSANRFQNHHRRLQNHHHHQVSLPLSPGSDYTLSFTLGSHPPQRVSLYLDTGSDLVWFPCQPFECILCEGKAENTSTSALPPKLSSTARTVHCKSSACSSAHSNLPTSNLCAIANCPLESIETSDCRSFTCPPFYYAYGDGSLIARLYRDSVTLPLATPSLVLHNFTFGCAHTALAEPVGVAGFGRGVLSLPAQLASFSPQLGNQFSYCLVSHSFDSDRVRRPSPLILGRSDEKEKRVNNNDYPQFVYTPMLDNPKHPYFYCVGLDGISIGKRKIPAPPFLKMVDREGSGGLVVDSGTTFTMLPTSLYNSVVTEFDNRVGRIYERAKEIEDNTGLGPCYYYDSVVNVPSLILHFVGNESSIVLPRKNYFYEFLDGGDGVRKKRKVGCMMLMNGGDEAELSGGPGATLGNYQQQGFEVVYDLEKGRVGFARRKCASLWESLNQG; encoded by the coding sequence ATGGCCACTTCTTGTTCTTTCTTGCTCTGTTTTATGCTCTGTTTTCTACACATCTCTCTTTCTATCTCTGAGATTCTTTTTCTCCCTCTCACTCACTCCCTCTCCAATACCCACTTCACCTCCCCCCACCACCTCCTCAAATCCACCTCCACCCGCTCTGCCAACCGCTTCCAAAACCATCACCGCCGTCTCCAAAATCACCACCATCACCAAGTCTCTCTTCCTCTCTCTCCAGGTAGTGATTACACTCTGTCCTTCACTCTTGGCTCTCACCCTCCTCAACGTGTCTCTCTTTATCTCGATACCGGCAGCGACCTTGTTTGGTTCCCTTGTCAGCCCTTTGAATGCATTCTTTGTGAAGGCAAAGCAGAAAACACCAGTACTTCTGCTCTGCCTCCTAAACTTTCTTCTACAGCTAGAACAGTTCATTGTAAATCATCTGCATGTTCTTCGGCCCACTCCAACCTCCCCACTTCAAACCTTTGCGCTATTGCAAACTGTCCTTTAGAGTCCATCGAAACTTCCGATTGCCGATCATTTACTTGTCCTCCATTCTATTACGCATACGGTGATGGCAGTCTCATTGCACGACTTTACCGTGACTCCGTAACACTTCCACTCGCAACTCCATCTTTAGTACTCCATAATTTCACCTTCGGCTGCGCCCACACTGCTCTCGCTGAGCCAGTTGGGGTTGCTGGGTTCGGCCGTGGCGTACTCTCCTTGCCCGCTCAGCTCGCTTCCTTCTCTCCACAACTTGGGAACCAGTTCTCATACTGTTTGGTGTCTCACTCATTCGATTCAGACCGAGTCCGCCGCCCGAGTCCACTTATTCTTGGCCGTTCAGACGAGAAGGAGAAACGGGTAAATAACAATGATTATCCTCAATTTGTTTACACTCCTATGCTCGATAATCCAAAACACCCATATTTTTACTGTGTTGGGCTCGATGGAATTTCAATTGGCAAAAGGAAAATTCCGGCGCCGCCATTTTTGAAAATGGTCGATAGAGAGGGAAGCGGGGGGTTGGTAGTGGATTCAGGAACAACTTTCACTATGTTGCCGACGAGTTTGTATAACTCGGTGGTGACGGAGTTTGACAACCGAGTTGGGCGAATCTACGAGCGAGCCAAAGAAATTGAGGACAATACTGGTCTTGGCCCTTGTTACTATTATGACAGTGTAGTGAATGTCCCAAGTTTGATCTTGCATTTTGTTGGGAATGAATCGAGTATAGTGCTGCCTAGGAAGAACTACTTTTATGAATTTTTGGACGGTGGAGATGGCGTGAGGAAGAAGAGGAAGGTTGGGTGTATGATGTTGATGAACGGTGGAGATGAGGCGGAGCTGAGCGGTGGGCCCGGGGCAACTTTGGGGAACTACCAGCAGCAGGGGTTTGAGGTGGTGTATGATTTGGAAAAAGGAAGGGTTGGATTTGCAAGGAGGAAATGCGCATCTTTGTGGGAAAGCTTGAACCAGGGCTAA